A stretch of Stenotrophomonas indicatrix DNA encodes these proteins:
- a CDS encoding heme/hemin ABC transporter substrate-binding protein: MNIASRLRQCALPIAVSLVLAACGDKAPPSAGNPDAAAPAAATAKAGALPAGWQRVAGSDVPTLPGQQAVLPSKVHSDDGADVEVGDSSRIIAGGDDIIAVIEALGLGKQVFAAPTNTTTEAGLAAPHQFLFNRTTGVEGVLSLQGSLFIGNSLRRHTELAKKLREVGEPAVVIDDLQPAPDKVRKIAAVLGVADAGQTLATQVQRQLDEAAAIGKGLAHAPRVIHVSATGAGGSPTVAGADSASAKLIALAGGLNIGTEAGVANYSQLSNEGVVAAAPDVILVTEHDLQLFGGAEGLWKAYPTLKQTPAGQANRVWVMPDAQLKYASIGSGAGALALAQALAALPKA, from the coding sequence ATGAACATCGCTTCCCGCCTGCGCCAGTGCGCGCTCCCGATTGCCGTTTCATTGGTGCTGGCCGCCTGTGGCGACAAAGCGCCGCCGTCTGCCGGCAACCCAGATGCAGCAGCACCGGCGGCCGCCACCGCCAAGGCGGGAGCACTTCCCGCAGGTTGGCAGCGGGTGGCAGGCAGCGACGTGCCGACACTGCCGGGGCAGCAGGCGGTGCTGCCGAGCAAGGTACACTCCGACGATGGCGCCGATGTGGAGGTGGGTGACAGCAGCCGGATCATTGCTGGCGGTGACGACATCATCGCGGTGATCGAGGCGCTGGGGCTGGGCAAGCAGGTGTTCGCCGCGCCGACCAACACCACCACCGAGGCAGGCCTGGCCGCACCGCACCAGTTCCTGTTCAACCGCACGACCGGCGTGGAGGGGGTTCTCAGCCTGCAGGGGTCGCTGTTCATCGGCAACAGCCTGCGTCGCCACACCGAACTGGCAAAGAAGCTGCGCGAAGTGGGCGAGCCTGCAGTGGTGATCGATGACCTGCAGCCGGCGCCGGACAAGGTGCGCAAGATCGCCGCCGTGCTCGGCGTGGCCGACGCAGGGCAGACCCTGGCCACGCAGGTGCAGCGCCAGCTGGATGAGGCCGCCGCGATCGGCAAGGGCCTGGCGCATGCGCCGCGGGTGATCCATGTGTCGGCGACGGGAGCGGGCGGTTCGCCCACCGTGGCCGGTGCCGACAGCGCATCGGCCAAGCTGATCGCCCTGGCCGGCGGCCTCAACATCGGCACCGAGGCCGGCGTGGCCAACTATTCGCAGCTGAGCAACGAAGGCGTGGTCGCGGCGGCACCGGACGTGATCCTGGTGACCGAGCACGACCTGCAGCTGTTCGGTGGCGCTGAAGGCCTGTGGAAGGCCTACCCGACGCTGAAGCAGACCCCGGCCGGACAGGCCAACCGGGTCTGGGTGATGCCGGATGCGCAGCTGAAGTACGCCAGCATCGGTTCCGGTGCGGGTGCATTGGCCCTGGCGCAGGCGCTGGCGGCGCTGCCGAAGGCATGA
- a CDS encoding FecCD family ABC transporter permease has product MSPADRRRRRGRTMLLIALLALLGAVLASFAVGPLRLPPLEVMQALAVKLGLLDPQSVSSRDLAVVWQLRIPRALLGAMVGAALAMAGASLQGLFGNPLADPGIVGVSQGAALGAVAAIVLGAAGAAGWLVPVAAFGGGAAAIGLTYALARPGKGSGNATLLLVGIAMAAFCSALIGFLTYIANESELQSLVFWQMGSLARANWADVVAVLPLFAIGAFALHRLATPLDMLALGERQAQHLGLDVARTRRLLVAFSALLVGAAVAFAGSISFVGLVVPHVARLLVGPGHRWLLPLSGLLGALLIVVADTAARTLDPPAEIPLGLFSAALGAPFFLWLVLQQRRKAAA; this is encoded by the coding sequence ATGAGCCCTGCGGATCGACGCCGCCGTCGCGGGCGGACGATGTTGTTGATTGCGCTGCTCGCGCTGCTGGGCGCGGTGCTGGCGTCGTTCGCCGTGGGGCCGCTGCGCTTGCCACCGCTGGAAGTGATGCAGGCGCTGGCGGTGAAGCTGGGCCTGCTGGATCCGCAATCGGTCAGCAGCCGTGACCTGGCCGTGGTCTGGCAGCTGCGCATTCCGCGTGCGTTGCTGGGGGCGATGGTCGGCGCGGCGCTGGCGATGGCCGGTGCCAGCCTGCAGGGACTGTTCGGCAATCCGCTGGCCGATCCGGGCATCGTCGGTGTCAGCCAGGGCGCCGCGCTGGGTGCCGTGGCGGCGATCGTGCTGGGCGCTGCGGGTGCAGCCGGCTGGCTGGTGCCGGTGGCGGCCTTCGGCGGCGGTGCCGCCGCGATCGGGCTGACCTACGCGCTGGCGCGGCCGGGCAAGGGCAGTGGCAATGCCACGCTGTTGCTGGTGGGCATTGCGATGGCCGCGTTCTGTTCGGCACTGATCGGCTTCCTGACCTACATCGCCAACGAAAGCGAGCTGCAATCGCTGGTGTTCTGGCAGATGGGCTCGCTGGCGCGCGCGAACTGGGCCGACGTGGTGGCGGTGCTGCCGCTGTTCGCCATCGGCGCGTTCGCACTGCATCGCCTGGCCACGCCGCTGGACATGCTGGCGCTCGGCGAGCGCCAGGCACAGCATCTGGGGCTGGACGTGGCGCGCACACGGCGCCTGCTGGTGGCCTTCAGTGCGCTGCTGGTCGGCGCTGCGGTAGCGTTCGCCGGCTCGATCAGTTTCGTCGGCCTGGTGGTGCCGCACGTGGCGCGCCTGCTGGTTGGCCCTGGCCACCGCTGGCTGCTGCCGTTGTCGGGGCTGCTGGGTGCACTGCTGATCGTGGTGGCCGACACTGCGGCGCGCACCCTGGACCCGCCTGCCGAGATTCCGCTGGGCCTGTTCTCCGCCGCGCTGGGCGCGCCGTTCTTCCTCTGGCTGGTGCTGCAGCAGCGCCGCAAGGCGGCCGCATGA
- a CDS encoding heme ABC transporter ATP-binding protein, producing the protein MSAFLQLRDVVVRRQQREILHGITLAFEPGTVTALVGPNGAGKSTLLGVAAGDLRADGGDVQLHGRPLRDYRAGPLARERAVMPQEHGVRFAFSVEEVVAMGRLPHPPDPQVDEAQVERAIDAAELQALRLREVQQLSGGESARTTFARVLAQDTPLLLLDEPTAALDLRHQERTLRSVRACAEAGACVIVVLHDLNLAAGYSDRIVLLEQGRVAADGTPSHVLTEGNLQRVYQQDVVVLQHPRRGVPLVVVT; encoded by the coding sequence ATGAGCGCCTTCCTGCAACTGCGCGATGTGGTGGTGCGTCGCCAGCAGCGCGAGATCCTGCATGGCATCACCCTCGCATTCGAGCCGGGCACGGTGACGGCGCTGGTGGGGCCCAACGGTGCCGGCAAGTCGACCCTGCTGGGGGTGGCGGCTGGCGATCTGCGTGCCGACGGTGGCGATGTGCAGCTGCATGGACGTCCGCTGCGCGACTACAGGGCCGGGCCGCTTGCGCGCGAACGTGCGGTGATGCCGCAGGAGCACGGCGTGCGCTTCGCCTTCAGCGTGGAGGAAGTGGTGGCGATGGGGCGCCTGCCGCACCCGCCGGATCCGCAGGTGGATGAGGCTCAGGTGGAGCGGGCGATCGATGCTGCCGAACTGCAGGCGCTGCGCCTGCGCGAAGTGCAGCAGTTGTCCGGCGGCGAATCGGCGCGCACCACGTTCGCGCGCGTGCTGGCACAGGACACGCCGTTGCTGCTGCTGGATGAGCCTACGGCTGCCTTGGATCTGCGCCACCAGGAGCGCACTCTGCGCAGCGTACGGGCCTGCGCCGAAGCCGGTGCGTGCGTGATCGTGGTGCTGCATGACCTCAACCTGGCGGCCGGATACTCCGATCGCATCGTATTGCTGGAGCAGGGCAGGGTGGCCGCTGACGGCACGCCTTCGCACGTGCTGACCGAGGGCAACCTGCAGCGTGTCTACCAGCAGGACGTGGTGGTGCTGCAGCATCCGCGACGCGGTGTGCCATTGGTTGTGGTGACCTGA
- the fusA gene encoding elongation factor G, with protein sequence MNTNTQTLSRLRNLGIIAHIDAGKTTLTERLLWKTGEIHRVGEVHDGNATTDFSAIERERGITIGAAAVHAQWAPRDLPLHQLTLIDTPGHIDFAIEVERSLRVLDGAVAVFSAVDGVQPQSETVWRQARRHGVPLIAFVNKMDRIGASFERVLEQLQDKLRARPWALGVPLGSEGDFHGWVDLVDGRVLQWQDAGAATVTAWSEAERAQWQPQRNALVEAVADHDDVLATAWLEGRDIDAATLRAAIRRATLAGAGVPVLAGAAFKDKGIETLLDAVVDYLPSPLDRPAVTAEGEGGDVLLPPDPDGPLAGLLFKITHQQHGALSFVRLYSGTLRVGDNVASSQHPQGRRISRLVRVQADQTQDIGQAVAGDIVAVLGWKDAVSGETLSGRGQPLRLESIQAQAPVLAWRLEPARAADLIRLAQGLASLAQEDPSFRVETDRETGETLAWGMGELHLEVMVERLRSEWKLDIGIGAPRVAYQETPQRAVEGVVGRLVKQTGGQGQFAHVVLDVVPRDDGEVVFNDRIVGGVVPRNFIAAVEKGVRAALSEGPQGHPVVGIEVSLVDGQTHAKDSSEMAFHRAGSEGIKAALAASGTQLLEPVMAVTVHSPSASVGDVVGDLNRRHGRVARIDDQDGRAEVSGFAPLAQLVGYTTSLRSLSQGRASSESHLHGYEPVRAA encoded by the coding sequence ATGAACACCAACACCCAGACTCTGTCGCGTCTTCGCAACCTCGGCATCATTGCCCACATCGACGCTGGCAAAACCACCCTTACCGAACGCCTTCTGTGGAAGACCGGCGAGATCCACCGCGTCGGCGAAGTGCATGACGGCAACGCGACCACCGACTTCTCGGCGATCGAGCGCGAACGTGGCATCACCATCGGCGCGGCCGCCGTGCACGCACAGTGGGCGCCACGCGATCTGCCGCTGCACCAGCTGACCCTGATCGACACGCCCGGCCACATCGACTTCGCCATCGAGGTCGAGCGCTCGCTGCGCGTGCTCGACGGTGCCGTGGCCGTGTTCTCGGCCGTGGACGGCGTGCAGCCGCAATCGGAAACCGTGTGGCGCCAGGCGCGCCGGCATGGCGTGCCGTTGATTGCGTTCGTCAACAAGATGGATCGCATCGGTGCCTCGTTCGAGCGCGTGCTGGAGCAGCTGCAGGACAAGCTGCGGGCGCGCCCGTGGGCGCTGGGCGTGCCGCTGGGCAGTGAGGGCGACTTCCACGGCTGGGTCGACCTGGTCGATGGCCGCGTACTGCAGTGGCAGGACGCGGGCGCGGCGACGGTGACGGCATGGAGCGAGGCCGAGCGCGCGCAGTGGCAACCGCAGCGCAATGCGCTGGTCGAAGCCGTGGCCGACCATGATGATGTGCTGGCAACGGCATGGCTGGAAGGCCGTGACATCGACGCGGCGACGCTGCGCGCAGCGATCCGTCGCGCGACGCTGGCGGGCGCCGGCGTACCGGTGCTGGCGGGTGCTGCCTTCAAGGACAAGGGCATCGAAACACTGCTGGATGCGGTGGTCGATTACCTGCCGTCGCCGCTGGATCGTCCTGCGGTCACTGCCGAAGGCGAGGGCGGCGACGTCCTGCTGCCGCCGGACCCGGACGGTCCGCTGGCTGGCCTGCTGTTCAAGATCACCCACCAGCAGCACGGTGCGTTGAGCTTCGTGCGGCTGTACTCGGGCACCTTGAGGGTAGGCGACAACGTGGCCAGCTCGCAGCACCCGCAAGGGCGTCGCATCAGCCGGCTGGTGCGCGTGCAGGCCGACCAGACCCAGGACATCGGGCAGGCCGTGGCCGGCGACATCGTGGCGGTGCTGGGCTGGAAGGATGCGGTCAGCGGTGAAACGCTGAGCGGGCGAGGGCAGCCGCTGCGCCTGGAGAGCATCCAGGCACAGGCCCCGGTATTGGCCTGGCGGTTGGAGCCGGCACGTGCGGCCGACCTGATCCGGCTGGCACAGGGCCTGGCAAGCCTGGCCCAGGAAGATCCCTCGTTCCGGGTGGAAACCGATCGCGAGACCGGTGAAACCCTGGCTTGGGGCATGGGCGAGCTGCACCTGGAGGTGATGGTCGAGCGCCTGCGCAGCGAATGGAAGCTGGACATCGGCATTGGCGCGCCACGCGTGGCTTACCAGGAAACGCCGCAGCGTGCCGTGGAAGGCGTTGTGGGCCGCCTGGTCAAGCAGACCGGTGGCCAGGGCCAGTTCGCGCACGTGGTGCTGGATGTGGTGCCGCGCGACGACGGTGAGGTTGTGTTCAATGACCGCATCGTCGGTGGCGTGGTGCCGCGCAACTTCATCGCTGCGGTGGAGAAGGGCGTTCGTGCCGCGCTGTCGGAAGGCCCGCAGGGCCATCCGGTAGTCGGCATCGAAGTCAGCCTGGTGGATGGCCAGACCCACGCGAAGGATTCGTCGGAGATGGCGTTCCATCGGGCCGGCAGCGAGGGCATCAAGGCCGCGTTGGCGGCCAGCGGTACGCAGCTGCTGGAGCCGGTGATGGCGGTGACGGTGCATTCGCCGTCCGCCTCGGTGGGGGACGTGGTGGGTGATCTGAATCGCCGCCATGGACGCGTTGCCCGCATCGACGACCAGGACGGTCGCGCCGAAGTCAGCGGATTCGCGCCGCTGGCGCAGCTGGTCGGGTATACGACCTCGCTGCGTTCGCTGAGCCAGGGACGGGCCAGCAGCGAATCGCACCTGCATGGCTACGAGCCGGTGCGTGCAGCGTAA
- a CDS encoding SapC family protein — MTTTSDTTTEAAPSSAPLFYTRPVPLQADLHADLRILPGKLEFAASSNSIPLVLGEFSLALHHFPILFAGPSAVPMAAVGVTTDNLFITDGLWDDETYIPAYLRRHPFIFIDTGADNDFLLGIDEDSPRIVRGGEEGQPLFVDGKATEMVQQALEFCGQFTREHEQTQAFSKALVDNGLLVERNATVRLPDGREFNLNGFFVVDVEKFIALPDATVIEWHRNGWLALIHQHLMSLGRFNDLTRRQAGRNAA, encoded by the coding sequence ATGACCACCACCAGCGACACCACCACCGAAGCTGCGCCGAGCAGCGCGCCCCTGTTCTACACCCGCCCGGTGCCGCTGCAGGCAGACCTGCACGCCGATCTGCGCATCCTGCCAGGCAAGCTCGAGTTCGCTGCCAGCAGCAACTCCATCCCGCTGGTGCTGGGCGAATTCTCGCTGGCGCTGCACCACTTCCCGATCCTGTTCGCAGGCCCGAGCGCGGTGCCGATGGCCGCCGTGGGTGTGACCACCGACAACCTGTTCATCACCGATGGCCTGTGGGACGACGAGACCTACATCCCGGCCTACCTGCGCCGCCATCCCTTCATCTTCATCGACACCGGCGCGGACAATGACTTCCTGCTCGGCATCGACGAAGACAGCCCGCGCATCGTCCGTGGCGGCGAAGAAGGCCAGCCGCTGTTCGTCGATGGCAAGGCCACCGAGATGGTGCAGCAGGCGCTTGAGTTCTGCGGCCAGTTCACCCGCGAGCACGAACAGACCCAGGCCTTCTCCAAGGCACTGGTCGACAACGGCCTGCTGGTCGAGCGCAATGCAACCGTGCGCCTGCCCGATGGTCGCGAGTTCAACCTCAATGGCTTCTTCGTGGTCGACGTCGAGAAGTTCATTGCGCTGCCGGATGCGACCGTCATCGAATGGCACCGCAACGGCTGGTTGGCGCTGATCCACCAGCACCTGATGTCGCTGGGTCGCTTCAACGACCTGACCCGCCGCCAGGCAGGCCGCAACGCCGCCTGA
- a CDS encoding ATP-binding protein: MTALFKRGRRFMLLALFTLLPCTSAGDIQHGKWTAGRVVRVAAAPTLHPAPEDAADPEVLQTLAHGYAALVARHSGLTFVEVPFPSTLAAMAAVCEGRADLVLAMGADDGARLPCPSLAPSRSFPGGASVLAGRIGERLPRRVADLGTLRIAAVEGGPYPVWLAQHHPALPVLPHPSMRAALAAVDAGIADAAIGLESTAGAIARRHFSHSLRLQTVDADLSTQLHLLARREDQALLDRIEAALDDITIEEHAQLLQRWARQTLPAALGQKVREGLDGTVLWLLPAAALLLALPLLAARRLRQQQGLDQKQAQMTGMISHEVRNSAQAVMASIDLLGQAPLPAGQRELVAAAATASQTLRGLLNRTLDFSRLASGTFRPKRVPCNVPAICTQALQAITPLAQKKALSLQLCAPQAPLPMLATDPDCLRQLLDNLLGNAVKFTDVGGVELRLQLDASSKNASLLIEVIDSGIGIAPAQMSALFEPFRQADAGRQRGGSGLGLSICRTLAEAMGGTLDVHSVHGRGSRFILRLPVQQVQEDAPATAAASALPRLAGTRILLVEDHALTRQVIAAQLRRWGATVQEAANAEEALAAQMQAPCPLVMLDIGLPGMDGCALARQLRLHEAEGAPRARLIALSAFTGDDHTLRCQVAGIDAVLLKPLQADALLQALGQAVPHRAFESAARELVAAYEEDIDRELQCLHEAIVRCDAAQLRHHAHRLQGVLQMLNAGGMDARAGELWELGDRVPPGWDDARQLLAELQTWRGSRGAGTAPSP; encoded by the coding sequence GTGACCGCGCTGTTCAAGCGTGGCCGCAGGTTCATGCTGCTGGCGCTGTTTACCCTGCTTCCCTGTACGTCCGCGGGCGACATCCAGCACGGAAAATGGACAGCGGGGCGCGTGGTCAGGGTGGCCGCGGCCCCCACGCTGCACCCTGCGCCCGAAGATGCTGCCGACCCCGAGGTGCTGCAGACGCTGGCGCATGGCTATGCCGCGCTCGTGGCCCGCCATTCCGGCCTGACCTTCGTCGAAGTCCCTTTTCCCAGCACCCTCGCCGCGATGGCCGCCGTCTGTGAGGGGCGGGCCGATCTTGTGCTGGCGATGGGTGCTGACGATGGGGCACGCCTGCCCTGCCCCAGCCTGGCGCCCTCGCGCAGTTTTCCTGGCGGTGCCAGCGTGCTCGCCGGCCGCATTGGCGAGCGCTTGCCGCGGCGGGTTGCCGATCTCGGCACGCTGCGCATCGCTGCGGTTGAAGGAGGCCCCTACCCTGTGTGGCTCGCACAGCATCACCCTGCACTGCCTGTGCTGCCGCACCCCAGCATGCGGGCGGCATTGGCTGCCGTGGATGCCGGCATTGCCGACGCTGCGATCGGCCTGGAATCCACTGCAGGCGCGATAGCACGACGTCACTTCTCCCACAGCCTGCGGTTGCAGACAGTGGATGCCGATCTTTCGACCCAGCTGCATCTGCTTGCCCGGCGCGAAGACCAGGCGCTGCTCGATCGTATCGAGGCGGCACTGGATGACATCACCATCGAAGAGCATGCCCAGTTGCTGCAGCGCTGGGCACGGCAGACGCTGCCGGCCGCGCTCGGCCAGAAGGTGCGCGAAGGCCTCGATGGCACCGTGCTCTGGCTGTTGCCAGCCGCAGCCCTGCTGCTGGCACTCCCGTTGCTGGCTGCACGCAGGCTGCGCCAGCAGCAGGGTCTTGATCAGAAGCAGGCGCAGATGACGGGCATGATCAGCCATGAGGTGCGTAATTCCGCCCAGGCGGTCATGGCGTCGATCGACCTGCTGGGCCAGGCGCCACTGCCAGCCGGGCAGCGCGAACTGGTAGCCGCTGCGGCCACCGCCAGCCAGACATTGCGCGGATTGCTCAACCGCACGCTGGACTTCTCCCGCCTGGCCAGCGGCACGTTCCGGCCAAAGCGGGTGCCCTGCAACGTCCCTGCGATCTGCACGCAGGCGCTGCAGGCCATTACGCCCCTCGCGCAGAAGAAGGCGCTCAGCCTGCAGCTCTGTGCACCGCAGGCGCCGTTGCCGATGCTGGCAACGGATCCGGACTGCCTGCGCCAGCTGCTCGACAACCTGCTCGGCAATGCCGTCAAGTTCACCGACGTAGGCGGCGTTGAACTGCGTCTGCAGCTGGATGCGTCCTCGAAGAACGCATCACTGTTGATAGAGGTCATCGACAGTGGCATCGGCATCGCGCCAGCGCAGATGAGCGCCCTGTTCGAGCCCTTCCGGCAGGCCGATGCAGGCAGGCAGCGCGGTGGCAGCGGCCTGGGCCTTTCCATCTGTCGCACGTTGGCCGAGGCCATGGGCGGCACCCTGGATGTCCATAGCGTGCATGGCCGTGGCAGCCGCTTCATTCTTCGCCTGCCCGTGCAGCAGGTGCAGGAAGATGCGCCGGCCACTGCCGCTGCGTCCGCCCTGCCCCGGCTGGCCGGCACGCGCATCCTGCTGGTGGAGGATCACGCGCTGACCCGACAGGTCATTGCCGCCCAGCTGCGGCGCTGGGGCGCGACGGTGCAGGAGGCTGCCAATGCCGAAGAGGCCTTGGCGGCCCAGATGCAGGCGCCCTGCCCGCTGGTGATGCTGGACATCGGTCTGCCGGGAATGGATGGGTGCGCGCTGGCCCGGCAATTGCGGCTGCATGAGGCAGAAGGCGCGCCGCGCGCCCGACTGATCGCGCTTTCCGCCTTCACTGGCGACGATCACACGCTGCGCTGCCAGGTTGCCGGCATCGACGCGGTATTGCTCAAGCCGTTGCAGGCCGATGCGCTGCTGCAGGCGCTGGGCCAGGCTGTGCCCCACCGTGCCTTCGAAAGCGCTGCCCGAGAACTGGTGGCCGCCTACGAAGAAGATATCGATCGCGAGCTGCAATGCCTGCACGAAGCGATCGTTCGTTGCGATGCCGCGCAGCTGCGCCATCATGCGCATCGCCTGCAGGGCGTGCTGCAGATGCTCAACGCGGGCGGCATGGATGCCCGTGCCGGCGAGCTATGGGAGCTGGGCGATCGCGTGCCGCCCGGCTGGGACGATGCGCGCCAGCTGCTGGCCGAGCTGCAGACGTGGCGCGGCTCCCGGGGTGCGGGAACCGCGCCGTCGCCCTGA